A stretch of the Glycine soja cultivar W05 chromosome 13, ASM419377v2, whole genome shotgun sequence genome encodes the following:
- the LOC114382377 gene encoding 12-oxophytodienoate reductase 3-like, which translates to MADNATTQGSNTLFSPYKMAKFNLSHRVVLAPMTRCRALNWIPQAALAEYYAQRSTPGGFLISEGTLISPTAPGFPHVPGIYSDEQVEAWRNIVDAVHAKGSIIFCQLWHVGRASHPVYQPGGAPPISSTSKPISARWRILLPDGSYGVYPEPRALSTSEIPEIVQHYRQAAINAIRAGFDGIEIHGAHGYLIDQFLKDGINDRTDEYGGSLANRCRFLMQVVQAVVSAIGAERVAVRISPAIDHLDAIDSDPLKLGLAVVERLNNFQKELGRKLTYLHVTQPRYTAYGQTESGRPGSEEEEAHLMQNLRKAYEGTFMCSGGFTRKLGMEAVAEGHADLVSYGRLFISNPDLVLRLKLNAPLTKYNRKTFYTQDPVIGYTDYPFLSKESETKEPRARL; encoded by the exons ATGGCCGATAATGCAACAACGCAAGGAAGCAACACCCTATTTTCTCCTTACAAGATGGCCAAATTCAACCTCTCTCATAG GGTGGTGTTGGCTCCTATGACAAGATGCAGAGCGTTGAACTGGATTCCACAGGCAGCGCTTGCTGAATACTACGCTCAAAGATCAACACCAGGTGGATTTCTCATCAGCGAAGGCACCTTGATCTCCCCCACTGCTCCTGG GTTTCCCCATGTTCCCGGGATATATTCAGATGAACAAGTGGAGGCGTGGCGAAACATAGTGGATGCCGTGCATGCCAAAGGCAGCATTATCTTCTGTCAACTTTGGCATGTTGGCCGTGCCTCTCATCCAG TGTATCAACCTGGTGGAGCTCCACCAATTTCGTCCACCAGCAAGCCCATATCGGCGAGGTGGAGGATTCTGCTTCCCGATGGGTCCTATGGTGTGTACCCAGAGCCTCGTGCACTTAGCACTTCTGAGATACCTGAAATAGTGCAGCATTATCGCCAAGCAGCAATTAATGCAATTCGAGCAG GTTTTGATGGAATCGAGATTCATGGGGCACATGGGTATCTCATTGATCAATTCTTAAAGGATGGAATCAATGATCGAACAGATGAATATGGTGGATCACTAGCAAACCGGTGCAGGTTCCTAATGCAGGTGGTTCAAGCAGTTGTTTCTGCTATTGGTGCGGAAAGAGTTGCTGTCAGAATTTCACCAGCAATTGATCACCTTGATGCCATTGATTCTGACCCACTTAAGCTAGGCTTGGCAGTGGTTGAGAGACTCAACAATTTCCAGAAAGAACTGGGCAGAAAACTCACTTATCTTCATGTTACTCAGCCTCGATACACAGCTTATGGCCAAACCGAGTCAGGTAGACCTGGGAGTGAAGAGGAGGAGGCTCATTTGATGCAGAACTTGAGAAAGGCTTATGAGGGAACATTCATGTGTAGTGGTGGCTTTACTAGGAAGTTGGGAATGGAAGCTGTAGCTGAAGGCCATGCTGACTTGGTATCCTATGGTCGACTTTTCATCTCCAATCCAGACTTGGTTTTAAGGCTTAAGCTTAATGCACCTCTTACCAAGTATAACAGGAAGACATTTTACACCCAGGATCCTGTTATAGGATACACAGATTATCCTTTCCTAAGCAAAGAAAGTGAGACAAAGGAGCCAAGGGCACGCCTTTAA